One part of the Sorangiineae bacterium MSr11954 genome encodes these proteins:
- a CDS encoding 4-alpha-glucanotransferase produces the protein MNSRELLHEARRALGIEQLVLAIHDSSFPGFAGEDLGRGSPYSRGARDLFAFARSLGFTGVQLGPQGETTLGNRSPYDGTVFAKSVLSIDLLGLTRDPDCAELVDGAIVRDRIAGRPTSVGGDGVQYSYAFRAMREVVKGAWQRFSRSASAPLRARYDAFRTTNAVWLDHDEAYERATGHFELGDAFAFGQFLVHAQHESMRAGTAQGGLTMYGDLQVGLSLCDRWRREPLMLAGYAMGAPPSRTDPDGQPWGYPVLDPGAREAMVMLELRVAKMLRELDGLRIDHPHGLVCPWVYDALAPDPIHAVKHGARLFASPDLPDHPALARHAIVRPAQLDRSLPRHADGWVRELDETQVDAYGTRFDSIVQMMLAAGRDLRGVVCEVLSTQPYPLCRVMDRHGLGRFRVTQKANPLDPLDVYRHENARPTDWMMVGNHDTAPLLLVVERWRDEGVAETRARYLEERLALPRGSLGTDVASLTQAMFAALFASAARNVMVFVPDLLGVRAIYNRPGIVDDVNWTWRVPENFRGVYTDNVARGEAMNVPRAMAMALRAKSDATRARTDLIEALERT, from the coding sequence ATGAACTCAAGGGAGCTTCTGCACGAAGCGAGGCGAGCGCTCGGGATCGAGCAGCTCGTACTGGCCATCCACGACTCGAGCTTCCCCGGTTTCGCCGGCGAGGATCTTGGCCGTGGGTCGCCCTACTCGCGCGGCGCACGGGACCTGTTCGCTTTCGCGCGGAGCCTCGGCTTCACCGGCGTGCAGCTGGGGCCGCAAGGGGAGACAACGCTCGGCAACCGCTCGCCGTACGACGGCACCGTGTTTGCTAAGAGCGTGCTGTCGATTGATCTCCTCGGCCTCACCCGCGATCCGGATTGCGCGGAGCTGGTCGACGGCGCCATCGTGCGCGATCGCATCGCGGGACGCCCCACGAGCGTCGGGGGCGATGGCGTGCAGTACTCCTACGCCTTCCGCGCCATGCGCGAGGTGGTCAAAGGGGCGTGGCAGCGCTTCTCGCGCAGCGCCTCCGCGCCACTTCGCGCCAGGTACGACGCGTTCCGGACGACCAACGCGGTGTGGCTCGACCACGACGAGGCATACGAGCGCGCCACGGGGCACTTCGAGCTCGGCGACGCGTTCGCCTTCGGGCAGTTCCTCGTCCATGCGCAGCACGAATCGATGCGGGCGGGGACGGCGCAGGGCGGGCTCACGATGTACGGCGATCTCCAAGTCGGCCTCTCGCTGTGCGATCGCTGGAGGCGCGAGCCGCTGATGCTCGCCGGTTACGCGATGGGGGCGCCGCCGAGTCGCACCGATCCCGACGGGCAGCCGTGGGGGTACCCGGTGCTCGATCCGGGCGCGCGCGAGGCGATGGTCATGCTCGAGCTCCGCGTCGCGAAGATGCTGCGCGAGCTCGACGGGCTCCGGATCGATCACCCGCACGGCCTCGTCTGTCCCTGGGTATACGACGCATTGGCCCCGGATCCGATTCACGCGGTGAAGCACGGTGCGCGTTTGTTCGCGTCGCCTGACCTCCCGGACCACCCCGCGCTCGCCCGCCACGCGATCGTGCGGCCGGCGCAGCTCGATCGCAGCCTGCCGCGCCACGCGGACGGCTGGGTGCGCGAGCTCGACGAGACGCAGGTGGACGCCTACGGCACCCGCTTCGATTCCATCGTCCAGATGATGCTGGCAGCGGGGCGCGATTTGCGCGGCGTGGTGTGCGAGGTGCTGAGCACCCAACCGTATCCGCTCTGCCGCGTGATGGACCGGCACGGCCTGGGGCGCTTTCGCGTGACCCAAAAGGCGAACCCGCTGGACCCGCTGGACGTCTACCGCCATGAGAACGCCCGCCCGACGGACTGGATGATGGTCGGCAACCATGACACCGCGCCCCTCCTCCTCGTCGTCGAACGCTGGCGTGACGAGGGCGTCGCCGAGACGCGAGCGCGGTACCTCGAGGAGCGCCTCGCGCTGCCGCGCGGATCGCTCGGGACCGACGTGGCGAGCCTCACGCAGGCGATGTTCGCCGCCCTCTTCGCCAGCGCGGCACGAAACGTCATGGTCTTCGTCCCCGACCTCCTCGGGGTACGTGCAATCTACAATCGCCCAGGAATCGTGGACGACGTCAACTGGACATGGCGAGTCCCCGAAAACTTCCGCGGCGTATACACCGACAACGTGGCGCGCGGCGAAGCGATGAACGTGCCGCGCGCGATGGCGATGGCCCTCCGCGCGAAGTCCGACGCCACCCGCGCGCGCACCGATCTGATCGAGGCACTCGAGCGGACGTAA
- a CDS encoding alpha-1,4-glucan--maltose-1-phosphate maltosyltransferase — translation MSERAAIPREGRRRVLVEDVTPRVDGGRYPAKRILGERLDIGCTLVADGHDVLAGTLSYRRVGDSAWHSIPLEGGRNDRWTASFVPDTVGTWEFAVEGWVDRYETWRRGVARKIEAGQDVSVEVLTGAQLLAEAAARASGAHAEALAQAATHARDAKKAGADRFAVSASDSVAALMARHPDRAEATRSPTFRLVIDPPRARFSAWYEMFPRSAGPAGKHGTLRDVIARLPYVQSMGFDVLYLPPIHPIGRSFRKGKNNTLTAGPEDVGSPWAIGAAEGGHKAVHPSLGTVADLRALVTEARARGIELALDIAFQASPDHPYVKEHPEWFSKRPDGTIQYAENPPKKYQDVYPFDFECQAWESLWIELASVVTFWCEQGVRIFRVDNPHTKSLRFWEWCIAEVKREHPETIFLAEAFTRPTLMYALAKAGFTQSYTYFTWRHTKGEFTEYLTELTRPPVSDFYRPNFWPNTPDILPEHLQFGGRNVFVQRLILAATLSSNYGIYGPPFELMEHVARPGAEEYIDNEKFQLRTWDIDREDSLRDIITLVNRIRREHAAFHDNRITFHRTDNEQLLCYSKRSADGASVVLVAVNLDASHRHAGWIDLDHGALGIDPRESFQVHDLLADARYQWQGPRAYVEIDPGIMPAQIFQVRRRIRTEHEFEYFL, via the coding sequence ATGAGTGAGAGAGCCGCGATCCCGCGCGAAGGACGTCGGCGGGTCCTCGTCGAGGACGTGACCCCCCGCGTCGACGGCGGCCGCTATCCAGCGAAGCGAATTCTCGGCGAGCGCCTCGACATCGGCTGCACCCTCGTCGCCGATGGTCACGATGTCCTCGCCGGGACCCTTTCGTACCGTCGCGTCGGCGACAGTGCGTGGCACAGCATACCGCTCGAAGGCGGAAGAAACGATCGGTGGACGGCGTCGTTCGTCCCCGACACGGTGGGCACTTGGGAGTTCGCGGTCGAAGGGTGGGTCGATCGCTACGAGACCTGGCGGCGCGGTGTCGCGCGGAAGATCGAGGCGGGGCAGGACGTGAGCGTCGAGGTGCTCACCGGCGCGCAGCTCCTCGCCGAGGCGGCCGCACGGGCGAGCGGCGCCCACGCGGAGGCGCTCGCGCAGGCAGCGACCCACGCGCGTGACGCGAAGAAGGCCGGGGCAGACCGCTTCGCCGTTTCGGCCAGCGACTCCGTCGCAGCGCTCATGGCGCGTCACCCGGATCGCGCCGAGGCGACGCGGTCGCCAACGTTCCGCCTCGTGATCGATCCACCGCGCGCGCGGTTCAGCGCCTGGTACGAGATGTTCCCGCGCTCCGCGGGGCCGGCGGGGAAGCACGGCACCTTGCGCGACGTCATCGCGAGGCTCCCTTACGTCCAATCGATGGGGTTCGACGTCCTCTACTTGCCGCCCATCCATCCCATTGGGCGTTCGTTCCGCAAAGGAAAGAACAACACCCTCACCGCGGGTCCGGAGGACGTGGGGAGCCCGTGGGCGATCGGCGCGGCCGAAGGCGGGCACAAAGCGGTGCACCCCTCCCTCGGCACGGTGGCGGATCTCCGCGCGCTCGTCACCGAGGCGCGCGCCCGCGGCATCGAGCTGGCTCTCGACATCGCGTTCCAGGCCTCCCCCGATCACCCCTACGTCAAAGAGCACCCGGAGTGGTTCTCGAAGCGCCCCGACGGGACGATTCAATACGCCGAAAATCCACCGAAGAAATACCAGGACGTCTATCCATTCGATTTCGAGTGCCAGGCGTGGGAGAGCCTCTGGATCGAGCTCGCGAGCGTCGTGACGTTCTGGTGCGAGCAAGGGGTGCGAATCTTCCGGGTCGACAACCCGCACACCAAGTCGCTCCGATTCTGGGAGTGGTGCATCGCCGAGGTGAAACGGGAGCACCCGGAGACGATCTTCCTCGCCGAGGCATTCACGCGCCCCACATTGATGTACGCGCTGGCCAAGGCGGGATTTACCCAATCCTATACGTACTTCACCTGGCGGCACACCAAGGGCGAGTTCACCGAGTACCTCACCGAGCTCACGCGGCCTCCGGTGAGTGACTTCTATCGGCCCAATTTCTGGCCGAACACACCGGACATCCTCCCCGAGCACCTCCAATTCGGCGGACGCAACGTGTTCGTCCAGCGGTTGATCCTCGCCGCGACCCTGTCGAGCAACTATGGCATCTACGGTCCGCCGTTCGAGCTGATGGAGCACGTCGCGCGCCCTGGCGCCGAAGAGTACATCGACAACGAGAAATTCCAGCTTCGCACATGGGACATCGATCGCGAGGACAGCCTCAGGGATATCATCACCTTGGTGAACCGGATTCGACGCGAGCACGCGGCATTCCACGACAACCGGATCACCTTCCACCGGACGGACAATGAGCAGCTCCTCTGTTACAGCAAGCGGAGCGCCGACGGAGCGAGCGTCGTCCTGGTGGCGGTGAACCTCGACGCCTCCCACCGCCACGCGGGGTGGATCGATCTCGACCACGGTGCCCTCGGAATCGACCCGCGCGAGTCGTTCCAAGTGCACGATCTCCTCGCCGACGCGCGCTACCAGTGGCAGGGGCCGCGCGCGTACGTCGAGATCGATCCGGGGATCATGCCGGCCCAGATCTTCCAGGTGCGCCGCCGTATCCGCACCGAGCACGAGTTCGAGTACTTCCTATGA
- a CDS encoding putative maltokinase, translating to MSDVDPDLSGVEAGLASYVAARRWFRGKARSIAAATLRDAIPLPVDGRRAWIGLVDVAYADGATDPYTLPLMTVDAEQAAAIRRERPHLVVRERADGGAVVDAVGDARVLRALLALIGRDAVIEHGGSVLRFRRTARALEAVDAEPRPIDVEQSNTSVVYGQSYILKVIRKIDEGVSADLEMGEFLTHAGYAHAPAVAGAIDLAYGGAEPATLGILHGFVRNRGDAWAFFLGRLAQIAERPPAPGADPLGDDRARVRLLATRVAEMHVALASRSDLAAFAPEPITRGERERMVEAVRGSLRTAFAELTGRRGSALPADAASLVAVLAPRARDFEARLDRFITREVAAWKTRVHGDLHLGQVLVSDDDFVIIDFEGEPARPLSERKAKRSPLADVAGLLRSLHYATVAAARARGTPEARGALQAWHVESSRELQRAYFAGTRGQSFQTAPGDVQAMLDFYALEKCVYEVLYELNNRPDWVAIPLAGLAEWIERTDDP from the coding sequence ATGAGCGACGTCGATCCCGATTTGAGCGGCGTAGAGGCTGGGCTCGCGTCGTACGTGGCAGCGCGGCGATGGTTCCGCGGGAAGGCGCGGAGCATCGCGGCCGCAACGCTCCGGGACGCGATCCCGCTCCCGGTCGACGGCAGGCGGGCGTGGATCGGGCTGGTCGACGTGGCGTATGCGGATGGCGCGACCGACCCGTATACGTTGCCGCTGATGACGGTCGACGCGGAGCAGGCGGCCGCGATCCGTCGCGAGCGGCCGCACCTCGTGGTGCGCGAGCGGGCGGACGGCGGCGCGGTGGTCGACGCGGTGGGCGATGCGCGGGTGCTGCGCGCGCTGCTGGCCTTGATCGGGCGCGATGCGGTGATCGAGCACGGCGGGAGCGTGCTGCGGTTTCGCCGCACGGCCCGAGCGCTCGAGGCGGTGGATGCTGAGCCGCGGCCCATCGACGTCGAGCAGTCGAACACCAGCGTGGTGTACGGGCAATCGTACATCCTCAAGGTGATTCGAAAGATCGACGAGGGGGTGAGCGCGGACCTCGAGATGGGAGAGTTCCTCACGCACGCCGGCTACGCCCACGCCCCCGCGGTCGCCGGTGCGATCGACCTGGCGTACGGAGGGGCGGAGCCCGCCACGTTGGGGATCTTGCACGGGTTCGTCCGCAATCGTGGCGACGCGTGGGCCTTCTTCCTCGGGCGGCTCGCGCAGATCGCCGAGCGACCGCCCGCCCCCGGTGCCGACCCGCTGGGCGATGATCGGGCGCGGGTGCGCCTCCTCGCGACGCGGGTCGCCGAGATGCACGTGGCCCTCGCCTCGCGGAGCGATCTCGCCGCGTTCGCCCCCGAGCCGATCACGCGCGGCGAGCGGGAGCGCATGGTCGAAGCGGTCCGGGGCTCGCTCCGCACGGCGTTCGCCGAGCTGACCGGCAGGCGTGGCAGCGCGCTCCCCGCCGACGCCGCATCGCTGGTGGCGGTGCTCGCGCCGCGCGCGCGGGACTTCGAGGCCCGGCTCGATCGCTTCATCACGCGCGAGGTGGCGGCGTGGAAGACGCGCGTGCACGGCGATCTCCACCTCGGCCAAGTCCTCGTGAGCGACGACGATTTCGTGATCATCGATTTCGAAGGCGAGCCGGCGCGCCCGCTGTCCGAGCGGAAAGCCAAACGCTCCCCCCTGGCCGACGTCGCCGGGCTACTCCGCTCGCTCCATTACGCGACCGTCGCCGCAGCTCGCGCGCGCGGCACGCCGGAGGCTCGAGGTGCGCTCCAAGCGTGGCACGTCGAGTCGAGCCGCGAGCTCCAACGCGCCTATTTCGCCGGCACGCGCGGACAATCGTTCCAGACCGCCCCGGGCGACGTCCAAGCGATGCTCGACTTCTACGCCCTCGAAAAGTGCGTATACGAAGTCCTCTATGAGCTCAATAACAGGCCCGACTGGGTCGCCATCCCGCTCGCCGGGCTCGCCGAATGGATCGAGCGCACCGATGACCCTTGA
- the glgB gene encoding 1,4-alpha-glucan branching protein GlgB has translation MTLERLTHLDFEGFNQGADARAYEKLGSHFIDGGVSFAVWAPEAERVSVIGDFNGWRADASPLHRVGDTGVWHGVVTGAHPGQTYKYRIVSRHQARVLEKADPYAFLQEVPPKTASVLTRPTYAWRDEIWMKGRQDWQALVAPISIYELHLGSWKRVPEEGFRSLNYREIAPQLAEYVKKMGFTHVELMPVMEHPFFGSWGYLVTGYFAPSHRYGTPEDFMFLVDTLHQNGIGVILDWVPAHFPTDAHGLAEFDGSHLYEHADPRQGYHPEWNSYIFNYSRNEVRSFLLSSAMFWLDRYHVDGLRVDGVASMLNLDYARKAGEWIPNEHGGRENLHAISFLKMLNETIYRNHPGAQTMAEESTAFPLVSKPTSIGGLGFGLKWDMGWMNDTLEYMHRDPLYRSHHHRDITFRSIYAYSENFLMPLSHDEVVYGKGSLLRKMPGDEWQRFANLRLLFSYMWSQPGKKLLFMGGEFGQWNEWNHDGTLDWHLLDLPMHGKLARLVGSLNHLYKTEPSLHRKDTEQGGFEWIDGSNATMSILTYQRRAEDDRDVMLVALNFTPTPRHGYRIGVPRSGSWREVLNSDAKEFGGSGHGNMGAVETRPIPWNGRRFSINVTLPPLGAIFLKPET, from the coding sequence ATGACCCTTGAACGACTGACCCACCTCGACTTCGAAGGTTTCAACCAGGGCGCCGACGCACGCGCCTACGAGAAGCTCGGATCGCACTTCATCGACGGCGGCGTCTCGTTCGCCGTGTGGGCGCCCGAGGCCGAACGCGTCAGCGTGATCGGCGACTTCAATGGGTGGCGGGCCGACGCGTCGCCGCTGCATCGCGTCGGCGACACCGGCGTGTGGCACGGCGTCGTGACCGGCGCGCACCCCGGGCAAACGTACAAATACCGGATCGTGTCGCGTCACCAGGCCCGCGTGCTCGAGAAGGCCGACCCGTATGCGTTCTTGCAAGAGGTCCCGCCGAAGACCGCGTCCGTCCTGACGCGCCCCACGTACGCGTGGCGCGATGAGATCTGGATGAAGGGGCGGCAAGATTGGCAGGCGCTAGTCGCGCCGATATCAATCTACGAGTTGCACCTCGGATCGTGGAAGCGGGTGCCCGAGGAGGGGTTTCGTTCGCTCAATTACCGGGAGATTGCCCCGCAGCTCGCGGAGTACGTCAAGAAAATGGGCTTCACCCACGTCGAGCTGATGCCGGTGATGGAGCACCCGTTCTTCGGATCGTGGGGATATCTGGTGACGGGCTATTTCGCGCCTTCCCACCGCTACGGCACCCCCGAGGATTTCATGTTTCTCGTGGATACGCTGCATCAAAACGGGATCGGCGTGATCCTCGACTGGGTCCCGGCGCACTTCCCGACCGACGCGCACGGCCTCGCCGAGTTCGACGGGAGCCACCTCTACGAGCATGCGGATCCGCGCCAGGGGTATCACCCGGAGTGGAACAGTTACATCTTCAACTATTCACGCAACGAGGTCCGGAGCTTCCTGCTCTCGTCCGCCATGTTTTGGCTCGATCGGTACCACGTCGACGGCCTGCGCGTCGACGGCGTAGCCTCGATGCTCAACCTCGATTACGCGCGGAAGGCGGGGGAGTGGATTCCCAACGAGCACGGCGGGCGAGAGAACCTGCACGCCATCTCGTTCCTCAAGATGCTGAACGAGACCATTTATCGGAACCACCCCGGCGCTCAAACCATGGCCGAAGAATCGACGGCGTTCCCCCTCGTGTCCAAGCCGACGAGCATCGGCGGCCTCGGATTCGGGCTGAAATGGGACATGGGGTGGATGAACGACACGCTGGAATACATGCATCGGGATCCGCTGTATCGCTCGCATCACCACCGCGACATTACGTTCCGCTCGATTTACGCATACAGCGAAAACTTCCTCATGCCGCTGTCGCACGACGAGGTGGTGTACGGAAAGGGATCTCTCCTCCGAAAGATGCCGGGCGACGAGTGGCAACGCTTTGCGAACTTACGCCTCCTCTTTTCCTATATGTGGTCGCAGCCGGGGAAAAAGCTCCTCTTCATGGGAGGGGAGTTTGGGCAGTGGAACGAGTGGAACCACGACGGGACCCTCGATTGGCACCTGCTCGACCTTCCGATGCACGGGAAGCTCGCGAGGCTCGTGGGCTCGCTCAACCACCTCTACAAGACGGAGCCGTCGCTTCATCGGAAGGACACCGAACAGGGCGGCTTCGAGTGGATCGACGGGAGCAACGCGACGATGAGCATCCTGACGTACCAGCGGCGGGCGGAGGACGACCGGGACGTGATGCTCGTAGCGCTCAATTTCACCCCGACGCCGCGCCACGGGTACCGCATCGGCGTGCCGCGCAGCGGTTCGTGGCGTGAGGTCCTGAATAGCGACGCGAAGGAGTTCGGCGGGAGCGGACACGGGAACATGGGAGCCGTGGAGACCCGCCCGATCCCCTGGAATGGGCGGCGATTTTCCATCAACGTGACCCTTCCGCCGCTCGGCGCGATCTTCCTCAAGCCGGAGACCTGA
- a CDS encoding beta-lactamase family protein yields the protein MSPDTIVRLVFASLVLVGCAEDTSPNLDERSSGARTVQEDDQRATPLQRGLDRLHAGGVIGVVARGSDGVRVIDARSGSARRNSTEPVAFESQFRMGSNTKTFVAVVMLQLVDEGKIRLDDTVDRWLPGLVSGHGNDGKKITMRHLLQHTSGLRDYSDDLLEDFTEKDYYAKRFQHFDPEELVTTAIAHEPKFAPGTGWSYSNTNYTLAAMIIEKVTGHDWSTEVRTRILEPLQMWHTFEPGDWADLPAPHAQGYNSFSAGQPPIDVTLFNMSWGGAAGSLITTTEDLTRFWRALQGGELLSPARMAEMHDTVPATELHAVFPGLRDGLGIFWSPTRCGGFWHHPGDTPGFSTRNAVNDGGTRSVVLSENTTGGVSVASRAKDELQLLEDVMCADR from the coding sequence GTGAGTCCCGACACGATCGTGCGTTTGGTATTTGCGAGCTTGGTATTGGTAGGTTGTGCGGAGGATACTTCGCCAAATCTGGATGAGCGGTCATCTGGTGCACGGACTGTTCAGGAGGACGACCAACGAGCGACGCCCCTGCAAAGAGGTCTCGATCGGCTTCATGCCGGCGGCGTGATTGGCGTGGTCGCTCGAGGGAGCGACGGTGTTCGGGTGATCGATGCCCGCAGCGGCAGCGCTCGTCGCAATAGCACGGAACCAGTTGCCTTCGAGAGCCAGTTCCGGATGGGCAGCAATACCAAGACCTTCGTTGCGGTGGTGATGCTGCAACTCGTCGACGAAGGGAAGATTCGACTCGACGACACCGTCGATCGATGGCTGCCCGGGCTGGTATCCGGACATGGGAACGATGGCAAAAAGATTACGATGCGGCATCTCCTGCAGCACACGAGCGGTCTCCGCGATTACTCCGACGATTTGCTCGAAGACTTTACGGAAAAGGATTACTACGCGAAGCGTTTCCAACATTTCGACCCCGAGGAGCTGGTCACAACCGCGATCGCGCACGAGCCGAAGTTCGCACCCGGAACGGGTTGGAGTTATTCGAATACGAATTACACGCTCGCGGCCATGATCATCGAGAAAGTCACCGGCCATGATTGGAGCACAGAGGTCCGTACACGCATCTTGGAGCCGCTCCAGATGTGGCACACGTTCGAACCGGGAGATTGGGCCGATCTACCCGCGCCGCATGCGCAGGGCTACAACTCGTTCTCCGCGGGACAGCCGCCCATTGACGTCACCCTATTCAACATGAGCTGGGGCGGTGCTGCGGGTAGCCTGATCACCACGACCGAGGATCTGACTCGATTCTGGCGTGCGTTGCAGGGTGGAGAGCTTCTGTCCCCCGCGCGCATGGCGGAGATGCATGACACCGTCCCTGCCACCGAGCTGCATGCCGTGTTTCCGGGGCTGCGCGACGGACTTGGCATCTTTTGGTCTCCAACGCGGTGTGGTGGCTTCTGGCATCACCCCGGCGACACACCTGGGTTCTCCACACGCAATGCGGTCAATGACGGAGGTACCCGCTCGGTGGTGCTCTCGGAAAACACCACCGGCGGCGTCTCCGTCGCGTCTCGCGCCAAAGACGAGCTGCAACTGCTGGAAGACGTCATGTGCGCCGATCGATGA
- a CDS encoding dihydrofolate reductase family protein: MGLLTFSINVTLDGCVDHQEGIADDETHAFFTRLMDEGGAMLWGRVTYEMMESYWPAVARGDEEAPPAMREWAVKLEAKPKYVVSSTRKDFPWTNSHPIAGDLRAGVQKLKDATPAGVLLGSGKLATELDRLDLIDEYKFLVHPRLAGHGPTLYQSGLPSTRRLELVSAKPLRSGAVAMHYRRAR; encoded by the coding sequence ATGGGACTCTTGACCTTCAGCATCAACGTCACCCTGGACGGCTGCGTCGATCACCAGGAGGGAATCGCCGACGACGAGACACACGCCTTCTTCACCCGCCTCATGGACGAGGGCGGGGCGATGCTGTGGGGCCGCGTCACCTACGAGATGATGGAGAGCTACTGGCCGGCGGTCGCCCGCGGCGACGAGGAGGCGCCGCCGGCGATGCGCGAGTGGGCGGTCAAGCTGGAGGCCAAGCCGAAGTATGTGGTGTCGTCGACGCGAAAGGACTTCCCGTGGACCAACAGCCACCCCATCGCCGGCGACCTGCGCGCGGGCGTGCAGAAGCTCAAGGACGCGACCCCGGCCGGCGTGCTCCTCGGTAGCGGCAAGCTCGCGACCGAGCTGGACCGGCTGGATCTCATCGACGAGTACAAGTTCCTCGTTCACCCCAGGCTCGCCGGCCACGGCCCGACCCTGTACCAGAGCGGACTGCCCAGCACGCGACGGCTCGAGCTGGTCTCGGCGAAGCCGCTCCGCAGCGGTGCGGTCGCCATGCACTACCGGCGCGCGCGCTGA
- a CDS encoding beta-lactamase family protein — MAIIGQCAACESTSSTPTPFHDLEQRSRSGEIPNIHSVLVLQHGKTLAEWYLAGNDVEYGQGPGMVNHDATTLHDVRSISKSVVALLFGIAVSERAVKDLDVPVLDSFPEYADLRTPDRLRIRMRDLLSMTMGVAWDEDSVPYGDPRNSETAMDMAPDRYRYVLEQPILAPPGEKFQYSGACTALLAAILTRATGTPLDAYAQQKLWGPLAVTKQVWAKDTKGVPIAASGLRLTPRDMGKLGQMVLDHGRWNDQQVVPAAWIDDATALHALTEPDPKCGWGYGYHFWLSPGCIVTPPTPWYMAAGYGGQRIWVVPSRDLVVVVTAGNYERPDQSKIATSVLADVLAVVPAP, encoded by the coding sequence GTGGCAATCATCGGCCAGTGCGCCGCGTGTGAATCGACATCCTCTACGCCGACACCCTTTCACGATCTGGAGCAGCGGTCGCGCAGCGGCGAGATCCCCAATATTCATTCCGTGCTGGTGCTTCAGCACGGCAAGACCCTGGCAGAATGGTATCTGGCCGGCAACGACGTCGAGTACGGACAGGGGCCAGGAATGGTGAACCACGACGCGACGACCCTTCATGATGTGCGCTCGATCAGCAAGAGCGTGGTCGCACTTTTATTCGGGATTGCCGTTTCCGAGCGGGCGGTGAAAGACTTGGATGTTCCGGTGCTCGACTCGTTCCCCGAATATGCCGATTTGCGGACCCCCGATCGGCTGAGGATCCGGATGCGTGACCTGCTGTCCATGACGATGGGTGTGGCCTGGGACGAGGATAGCGTGCCGTATGGTGACCCGCGCAACAGCGAGACGGCCATGGATATGGCCCCGGACCGCTACCGCTATGTCCTGGAACAGCCCATCCTCGCCCCGCCCGGAGAGAAGTTTCAATACAGCGGTGCCTGTACGGCCCTCCTCGCGGCCATCCTGACCCGTGCTACCGGGACGCCTCTGGACGCCTACGCTCAGCAGAAGCTGTGGGGGCCGCTGGCCGTCACCAAGCAGGTCTGGGCGAAGGACACCAAGGGAGTGCCCATCGCCGCATCGGGCCTGAGGCTCACCCCGCGAGACATGGGAAAGCTTGGTCAGATGGTCCTGGACCATGGCCGCTGGAACGACCAACAAGTGGTCCCCGCCGCTTGGATCGACGATGCCACTGCATTGCACGCGCTGACGGAGCCCGACCCGAAGTGTGGCTGGGGCTACGGATATCACTTTTGGCTTTCGCCAGGTTGCATCGTGACTCCGCCAACGCCCTGGTACATGGCGGCCGGCTATGGCGGCCAGCGGATCTGGGTGGTCCCGTCGCGCGATCTGGTGGTGGTCGTGACCGCCGGCAATTACGAGCGACCCGACCAGAGCAAGATTGCTACATCGGTGCTGGCGGACGTGCTCGCGGTCGTTCCGGCACCATGA